Proteins from a single region of Streptomyces spectabilis:
- the mrdA gene encoding penicillin-binding protein 2 → MTNIPETGRTPRVQIRLVVIQILVVSLLLTLGGRLWYLQVRNGDEYAEEASGNHVQQVVQPAVRGEILDARGVPIADNQTRLVVSASRTELMKMKDDGAGVLAKLADVLGMSTKDVSDKVRLCDSKTPQPCWNGSPYQPIPITDEATPKQALQIRERSEDFPGITAEPTAVRRYAAPGKSNTAQVLGYLSPVTDDEINKAEDTDSPFLRSDQVGRSGLERTYDKQLRGKAGVTRYEVDNLGRVIGKAKSDKAEPGSNVVTSIDARVQAVSEYWLNDAMKKARDEFDKNTGENYKADAGAVVVMENKTGRVVAMASNPTYDPNAWVGGISGKDYAKLTGKKSNYPLLNRAIQGQAAPGSIFKVIPTTAAVNAGYEFNGRYPCPSSYSIGGQVFKNFESQGHGSISLGQALEVSCDTVYYKLSHDEWRKDGGNKPAKDPKDWFYKTAHQFGLGKETGVDLPNEVSGRVPDRQWKKDYWKANKDAWCKQGKKSGDYAERIAYENCLEGMKMRAGDSVNYSIGQGDTLVTPIQMATIYSAIANGGTLYDPTVGKAIISPDGKHVEEIKPKAHGKLPMDAALRKDIDGALADVATKGTAAWRFGGWPQEKIPMHAKTGTAEVYGKQTTSWFATYTKDYSIVMTISQGGTGSGASGPAVRQIYNAIYGLDDSGNQDLKKALLPEPQKSLPKIQPDGSIDAPKVKPYKPGKPKPPQEPGDQQQQQDPQQQDQDQQDQDQDQQELAGAPAGWRRD, encoded by the coding sequence GTGACCAACATCCCGGAGACCGGGCGCACCCCGCGCGTCCAGATCCGCCTCGTCGTCATCCAGATCCTCGTCGTCTCGCTGCTCCTCACCCTCGGCGGCCGCCTCTGGTACCTCCAGGTCCGCAACGGCGACGAGTACGCCGAGGAGGCCTCCGGCAACCACGTCCAGCAGGTCGTCCAGCCCGCCGTGCGCGGCGAGATCCTCGACGCCCGCGGCGTGCCCATCGCCGACAACCAGACCCGCCTCGTGGTCTCCGCGTCCCGCACCGAGCTCATGAAGATGAAGGACGACGGCGCGGGCGTCCTCGCCAAGCTCGCCGACGTCCTCGGCATGAGCACCAAGGACGTCTCGGACAAGGTCCGTCTGTGCGACTCCAAGACCCCGCAGCCCTGCTGGAACGGCTCGCCGTACCAGCCCATCCCCATCACCGACGAGGCCACGCCCAAGCAGGCCCTGCAGATCCGTGAGCGCTCCGAGGACTTCCCCGGCATCACCGCCGAGCCCACCGCGGTCCGCCGCTACGCCGCCCCCGGCAAGTCCAACACCGCCCAGGTCCTCGGCTACCTCTCGCCCGTCACCGACGACGAGATCAACAAGGCCGAGGACACCGACTCGCCGTTCCTGCGCTCCGACCAGGTGGGCCGCTCCGGCCTCGAGCGCACGTACGACAAGCAGCTGCGCGGCAAGGCGGGCGTCACCCGCTACGAGGTCGACAACCTCGGCCGTGTCATAGGGAAGGCCAAGTCCGACAAGGCCGAGCCCGGCTCGAACGTCGTGACCAGCATCGACGCCCGCGTCCAGGCGGTGTCCGAGTACTGGCTGAACGACGCGATGAAGAAGGCCCGCGACGAGTTCGACAAGAACACCGGCGAGAACTACAAGGCCGACGCGGGCGCCGTCGTCGTCATGGAGAACAAGACCGGGCGCGTCGTCGCCATGGCCTCCAACCCGACGTACGACCCGAACGCCTGGGTCGGCGGCATCTCCGGCAAGGACTACGCCAAGCTCACCGGCAAGAAGTCCAACTACCCGCTCCTGAACCGCGCCATCCAGGGCCAGGCAGCCCCCGGCTCGATCTTCAAGGTCATCCCGACCACCGCGGCGGTCAACGCGGGCTACGAGTTCAACGGCCGCTACCCCTGCCCCAGCTCGTACTCGATCGGCGGCCAGGTCTTCAAGAACTTCGAGTCCCAGGGCCACGGCAGCATCTCGCTCGGCCAGGCCCTGGAGGTCTCCTGCGACACCGTCTACTACAAGCTGTCGCACGACGAGTGGCGCAAGGACGGCGGCAACAAGCCGGCGAAGGACCCCAAGGACTGGTTCTACAAGACCGCCCACCAGTTCGGCCTCGGCAAGGAGACCGGCGTCGACCTCCCCAACGAGGTCAGCGGCCGCGTCCCCGACCGCCAGTGGAAGAAGGACTACTGGAAGGCCAACAAGGACGCCTGGTGCAAGCAGGGCAAGAAGAGCGGTGACTACGCCGAGCGCATCGCCTACGAGAACTGCCTCGAAGGCATGAAGATGCGCGCCGGTGACTCCGTCAACTACTCCATCGGCCAGGGCGACACGCTCGTCACGCCCATCCAGATGGCCACGATCTACTCCGCCATCGCCAACGGCGGCACCCTCTACGACCCCACCGTCGGCAAGGCGATCATCAGCCCCGACGGCAAGCACGTCGAGGAGATCAAGCCCAAGGCGCACGGCAAGCTGCCCATGGACGCGGCCCTGCGCAAGGACATAGACGGTGCCCTCGCCGACGTCGCCACCAAGGGAACCGCCGCCTGGCGGTTCGGCGGCTGGCCGCAGGAAAAGATCCCGATGCACGCCAAGACCGGCACCGCCGAGGTCTACGGCAAGCAGACGACGTCGTGGTTCGCGACGTACACCAAGGACTACTCGATCGTGATGACGATCTCCCAGGGCGGTACGGGCTCCGGCGCCTCCGGGCCCGCCGTGCGCCAGATCTACAACGCGATCTACGGCCTGGACGACAGCGGCAACCAGGACCTGAAGAAGGCCCTGCTGCCCGAGCCGCAGAAGTCCCTGCCGAAGATCCAGCCCGACGGATCCATCGACGCCCCGAAGGTCAAGCCTTACAAGCCGGGCAAGCCCAAGCCGCCGCAGGAGCCGGGGGACCAGCAACAGCAGCAGGACCCGCAGCAACAGGACCAGGACCAGCAGGACCAGGACCAGGACCAGCAGGAACTCGCGGGCGCGCCCGCGGGCTGGAGGCGCGACTGA
- the mreD gene encoding rod shape-determining protein MreD encodes MRFNRILLSSALVVVALVVQVSVLARLQLPGAVPDLVLLTVLGLAFVYGHVGGALIGFGAGLLTDLAPPADHAAGRYALVLCVIGYLAGLAKPETGRLRSASGPLFVVVGAAVGSTLLYAGVGALVGDDAARHVGLGGLLFTAALYDLLLAPFTIPLIIALARRAENDPLGETASGAKAADVSSGFLSSGTGLSIGNQRGGGLRTKAAKVRAARAGRIKGVKRL; translated from the coding sequence ATGCGCTTCAACCGGATCCTGCTCTCCAGCGCCCTCGTCGTGGTCGCCCTCGTCGTCCAGGTCAGCGTGCTCGCCCGGCTCCAACTGCCGGGCGCGGTGCCCGACCTGGTGCTGCTCACCGTCCTCGGCCTCGCCTTCGTCTACGGCCATGTCGGCGGCGCCCTGATCGGCTTCGGCGCGGGCCTGCTCACCGACCTGGCCCCGCCCGCCGACCACGCCGCCGGGCGCTACGCCCTCGTGCTGTGCGTCATCGGCTACCTCGCGGGCCTCGCCAAGCCCGAGACCGGACGGCTGCGCTCCGCCAGCGGCCCGCTCTTCGTCGTGGTCGGCGCGGCCGTCGGCTCGACGCTCCTGTACGCGGGCGTGGGCGCCCTCGTCGGCGACGACGCGGCCCGCCACGTCGGCCTCGGCGGACTCCTCTTCACCGCCGCCCTGTACGACCTGCTGCTCGCACCGTTCACCATTCCGCTGATCATCGCGCTCGCCCGCCGCGCCGAGAACGACCCGCTGGGCGAGACCGCCTCGGGCGCCAAGGCCGCCGACGTCTCCTCGGGCTTCCTGTCCTCCGGCACCGGGCTGAGCATCGGCAACCAGCGCGGCGGCGGCCTGCGCACCAAGGCGGCCAAGGTCCGCGCCGCCCGCGCCGGACGCATCAAGGGGGTCAAGCGCCTGTGA
- the mreC gene encoding rod shape-determining protein MreC has product MRDTRESRLLLVLLIAIAFALITVDIRGGEDSPVDGARQAAATVFGPVEDGMAGAVDPIGNAIGAVRDSGDRHDRIAQLERENAALKARLGSDDRNRSRVKQLDSLLKKAGAGQYGIKGAEVIGIGAAQGFSWTVTIDAGANDGIKRDMTVLNGEGLVGRVTTVGPSTATVLLANDPDFTVGTRMEKTDELGFASGQGDRPLRVQMLNGKAKIKKGDRLVTFGSQADRPFVPGVPVGEVVRVDPSGGDLTRNVYVRPYVGFTKLDVVGVVVEAPRKDPRDTVLPPKPAKPRPTPTVTVTATPSGQAPADGTERYEQ; this is encoded by the coding sequence GTGAGGGACACACGAGAGAGCCGGCTGCTCCTGGTGCTGCTGATCGCCATCGCGTTCGCACTGATCACGGTGGACATCCGTGGTGGCGAGGATTCACCGGTCGACGGTGCCCGACAGGCCGCCGCCACGGTCTTCGGCCCCGTCGAGGACGGCATGGCGGGCGCCGTGGACCCGATCGGCAACGCCATCGGCGCGGTCCGCGACTCCGGTGACCGCCACGACCGCATCGCGCAACTGGAGCGGGAGAACGCCGCGCTCAAGGCCAGACTCGGCAGCGACGACCGCAACCGCAGCCGGGTCAAACAGCTCGACTCCCTGCTCAAGAAGGCGGGCGCGGGCCAGTACGGCATCAAGGGCGCGGAGGTCATCGGCATAGGAGCGGCCCAGGGCTTCTCCTGGACGGTCACCATCGACGCCGGCGCGAACGACGGCATCAAGCGCGACATGACGGTCCTCAACGGCGAAGGCCTGGTCGGCCGCGTCACCACCGTCGGCCCGTCCACCGCGACGGTCCTGCTCGCCAACGACCCCGACTTCACCGTCGGCACCCGCATGGAGAAGACCGACGAGCTCGGCTTCGCCTCCGGCCAGGGCGACCGCCCGCTGCGCGTCCAGATGCTCAACGGCAAGGCGAAGATCAAGAAGGGCGACCGGCTCGTGACCTTCGGCTCGCAGGCCGACCGGCCGTTCGTGCCCGGCGTCCCGGTCGGCGAGGTCGTCCGCGTCGACCCCTCCGGCGGCGACCTGACCCGCAACGTGTACGTACGGCCGTACGTGGGATTCACCAAGCTGGACGTCGTCGGCGTCGTCGTCGAGGCGCCCCGCAAGGACCCCCGTGACACCGTCCTGCCGCCCAAGCCCGCCAAACCCAGGCCCACCCCGACCGTGACGGTCACCGCGACGCCGTCCGGGCAGGCCCCCGCCGACGGCACCGAGCGATACGAGCAGTAG
- a CDS encoding rod shape-determining protein: MSFIGRDMAVDLGTANTLVYVRGRGIVLNEPSVVAINTNTGGILAVGAEAKKMIGRTPGNIVAVRPLKDGVIADFEITERMLRYFILKIHKRRYLARPRVVVCVPSGITGVERRAVIEASSQAGARQVHIIEEPMAAAIGSGLPVHEATGNMVVDIGGGTTEVAVISLGGIVTAQSIRVAGDELDNAIIQHIKKEYSLLLGERTAEQIKITIGSAYDMDADEHTEIRGRDLVSGLPKTVVISAAEVRKAIEEPVNAIVDAVKTTLDKCPPELSGDVMDRGIVLTGGGALLRGLDERLRRETGMPIHIAEDPLDSVALGSGKCVEEFEALQQVLDAQPRR; the protein is encoded by the coding sequence ATGTCGTTCATCGGCCGTGACATGGCTGTCGACCTCGGGACCGCCAACACGCTGGTGTACGTCAGGGGTCGGGGGATCGTACTCAACGAGCCGTCCGTCGTCGCGATCAACACCAACACCGGCGGCATTCTCGCGGTCGGCGCAGAAGCGAAGAAGATGATCGGGCGCACGCCCGGCAACATCGTCGCGGTGCGCCCGCTGAAGGACGGCGTCATCGCCGACTTCGAGATCACCGAGCGGATGCTCCGCTACTTCATCCTGAAGATCCACAAGCGTCGATATCTGGCCCGCCCGCGCGTCGTCGTCTGTGTGCCCTCCGGCATCACCGGGGTCGAGCGCCGCGCCGTCATCGAGGCCTCGTCGCAGGCCGGTGCCCGCCAGGTGCACATCATCGAGGAGCCCATGGCCGCCGCCATCGGCTCCGGCCTGCCGGTCCACGAGGCCACCGGCAACATGGTCGTGGACATCGGCGGCGGCACCACCGAGGTCGCGGTGATCTCCCTCGGCGGAATCGTCACGGCACAGTCCATCCGCGTGGCGGGCGACGAGCTGGACAACGCGATCATCCAGCACATCAAGAAGGAGTACTCCCTCCTCCTCGGTGAGCGCACGGCCGAGCAGATCAAGATCACCATCGGTTCCGCGTACGACATGGACGCCGACGAGCACACCGAGATCCGCGGCCGCGACCTGGTCTCCGGCCTGCCCAAGACCGTGGTGATCTCCGCGGCCGAGGTCCGCAAGGCGATCGAGGAGCCCGTCAACGCCATCGTCGACGCGGTCAAGACCACGCTCGACAAGTGCCCGCCCGAGCTGTCCGGCGACGTCATGGACCGCGGCATCGTCCTGACCGGCGGCGGCGCGCTCCTGCGCGGCCTCGACGAGCGGCTGCGCCGCGAGACGGGCATGCCGATCCACATCGCCGAGGACCCGCTGGACAGCGTGGCGCTCGGCTCCGGCAAGTGCGTCGAGGAGTTCGAGGCGCTGCAGCAGGTGCTCGACGCCCAGCCGCGTCGCTGA
- the ndk gene encoding nucleoside-diphosphate kinase, with product MSQRTLVLLKPDAVRRGLIGEIIGRIERKAGWAISALELRNLDQDTLEAHYGEHKGKPFYEPLVVFMASGPVVALVVEGERVIEGMRQLAGPTDPIAAAPGSIRGDFGSIVRENLVHASDSEESAERELKIFFPGLV from the coding sequence ATGAGCCAGCGCACGCTCGTTCTTCTCAAGCCCGACGCCGTCCGCCGCGGACTGATCGGGGAGATCATCGGCCGTATCGAGCGCAAGGCGGGCTGGGCCATCTCCGCGCTCGAGCTGCGCAACCTGGACCAGGACACCCTGGAGGCGCACTACGGCGAGCACAAGGGCAAGCCGTTCTACGAGCCGCTGGTCGTCTTCATGGCCTCAGGCCCGGTCGTCGCCCTGGTCGTCGAGGGTGAGCGCGTGATCGAGGGAATGCGCCAGCTCGCGGGCCCGACCGACCCGATCGCCGCCGCGCCCGGCTCCATCCGCGGTGACTTCGGCAGCATCGTCCGCGAGAACCTCGTGCACGCCTCCGACTCCGAGGAGTCCGCCGAGCGCGAGCTGAAGATCTTCTTTCCGGGTCTCGTCTGA
- a CDS encoding DUF4233 domain-containing protein, translating to MRTLCSSTLIGEFFVIGFAGLVAMKDPDLESGTVWTVCGVAMALCVLLCGMVTRPGGVQLGWALQVALIASGFVVPIMFFMGAMFAALWWASVHFGQKIDEAKARFAALAEQGEASGG from the coding sequence GTGCGTACGCTCTGTTCTTCGACCCTGATCGGTGAGTTCTTCGTCATCGGCTTCGCCGGTCTGGTCGCGATGAAGGACCCGGACCTGGAGTCCGGCACGGTCTGGACGGTGTGCGGCGTCGCGATGGCCCTGTGCGTCCTGCTGTGCGGCATGGTCACCCGGCCGGGTGGGGTCCAGCTCGGCTGGGCCCTCCAGGTCGCACTGATCGCGAGCGGCTTCGTCGTGCCGATCATGTTCTTCATGGGGGCGATGTTCGCCGCGCTGTGGTGGGCGTCCGTGCACTTCGGCCAGAAGATCGACGAGGCGAAGGCGAGGTTCGCCGCGCTGGCTGAGCAGGGGGAGGCCTCCGGGGGCTGA
- the folC gene encoding bifunctional tetrahydrofolate synthase/dihydrofolate synthase, whose amino-acid sequence MSDLPPNDSPRDDESGPAGSADQFDDIVAAETDRDPDLAVIEAGSRTLRTQAGPPEADVPSRPADPEVDRALREVEGELAARWPETKLDPSLRRIAALMDVLGEPQRAYPSIHITGTNGKTSTARMIEALLGAFELRTGRYTSPHVQSITERISLDGAPIAPERFIEAYQDIKPYVELVDAKEEHRLSFFEVLTGMAYAAFADAPVDVAVVEVGMGGTWDATNVIDGAVAVVTPIDLDHTDRLGTTPAEIAVEKSGIVKQDATVILAQQPVEAAQVLLKKAVEVDATVAREGLEFGLVGRQVAVGGQLLSLRGLGGEYEEVFLPLHGEHQAHNAAVALAAVEAFFGVGAQRVEPLDIETVRKAFATVSSPGRLEVVRRSPTVVLDAAHNPAGARAAAASISEVFDFSRLIGVLGVSDGKNARGMLEAFEPLFAEVVVTQNSSDRALGADELAAIAVEIFGDDRVQVEPRLDDALEAAVTLAEEEGEFAGGGVLVTGSVITVGEARLLLGRR is encoded by the coding sequence GTGAGTGACCTCCCTCCGAACGACAGCCCGCGCGACGACGAGTCCGGCCCGGCCGGCTCGGCCGACCAGTTCGACGACATCGTCGCGGCCGAGACCGACCGTGACCCCGACCTCGCCGTGATCGAGGCGGGCAGCCGCACCCTGCGCACCCAGGCGGGCCCGCCCGAGGCCGACGTCCCGTCCCGCCCCGCCGACCCCGAGGTGGACAGGGCGCTGCGCGAGGTCGAGGGGGAGCTCGCGGCCCGCTGGCCCGAGACCAAGCTGGACCCGTCCCTGCGGCGCATCGCCGCGCTGATGGACGTCCTCGGCGAGCCCCAGCGCGCGTACCCCTCGATCCACATCACGGGGACGAACGGCAAGACGTCCACGGCCCGCATGATCGAGGCCCTCCTCGGCGCCTTCGAGCTGCGCACCGGCCGGTACACATCGCCGCACGTCCAGTCGATCACCGAGCGCATCAGCCTGGACGGCGCCCCCATCGCCCCCGAGCGCTTCATCGAGGCGTATCAGGACATCAAGCCGTACGTGGAGCTGGTCGACGCCAAGGAGGAGCACCGCCTCTCCTTCTTCGAGGTGCTCACGGGCATGGCGTACGCGGCCTTCGCGGACGCCCCGGTCGACGTCGCCGTCGTCGAGGTCGGCATGGGCGGCACCTGGGACGCCACGAACGTGATCGACGGCGCGGTCGCCGTCGTCACCCCCATCGACCTGGACCACACCGACCGGCTCGGCACCACGCCCGCCGAGATCGCCGTGGAGAAGTCCGGGATCGTCAAGCAGGACGCGACGGTCATCCTGGCCCAGCAGCCGGTGGAGGCCGCGCAGGTGCTCCTGAAGAAGGCCGTCGAGGTGGACGCCACGGTCGCGCGCGAGGGCCTGGAGTTCGGCCTGGTCGGCCGTCAGGTCGCCGTCGGCGGACAGCTCCTCTCGCTGCGCGGCCTCGGCGGGGAGTACGAGGAGGTGTTCCTGCCGCTGCACGGCGAGCACCAGGCGCACAACGCCGCGGTGGCGCTCGCCGCCGTCGAGGCGTTCTTCGGCGTCGGCGCCCAGCGCGTGGAGCCCCTGGACATCGAGACGGTCCGCAAGGCCTTCGCCACGGTGTCCTCCCCGGGCCGCCTTGAGGTGGTCCGCCGCTCGCCCACGGTCGTCCTGGACGCCGCGCACAACCCGGCGGGTGCGCGTGCCGCCGCCGCCTCCATCAGCGAGGTCTTCGACTTCAGCCGCCTGATCGGCGTCCTCGGCGTGAGCGACGGGAAGAACGCGCGCGGCATGCTGGAGGCCTTCGAGCCCCTCTTCGCAGAGGTCGTCGTCACGCAGAACTCCAGCGACCGCGCGCTCGGCGCCGACGAGCTCGCGGCCATCGCCGTCGAGATCTTCGGCGACGACCGCGTCCAGGTCGAGCCCCGTCTGGACGACGCCCTGGAGGCGGCGGTCACGCTCGCCGAGGAGGAGGGCGAGTTCGCGGGCGGCGGCGTCCTCGTCACCGGCTCCGTCATCACCGTGGGTGAGGCCCGACTGCTCCTGGGGAGGCGCTGA
- a CDS encoding rod shape-determining protein: MDIGIDLGTANTLLYVRGQGIVLNEPSVVAVKEGARAALAVGTEAKETIGRTPGTITAIRPLKDGVISDFEAAEEMIRHFVRKAVPGRRPRTRMVVCVPSGVTPVERRAIVHAAQRAGARAVHLVEEPMAAAIGAGLPVAEPRGSMVVDIGGGTTEVAVISLGGIVTAQSLRVGGDRLDTAITDYVRKEHALLIGERTAEDIKVGIGSAGPVPGEDSFEERTFTVRGREKVGGLPKTVELTVREVRTALDEPVEAIIAAVRATLEECPPELSGDIMEHGIVLTGGGALLPGLDLRLASATGIPVFAADDPLDSVALGCGKCVEDFDGLERVMSAA; this comes from the coding sequence ATGGACATAGGGATCGACCTCGGCACCGCCAACACGCTTCTGTACGTCCGCGGTCAGGGCATCGTGCTCAACGAACCGTCCGTGGTCGCCGTCAAGGAAGGCGCGCGGGCCGCGCTCGCCGTCGGCACGGAGGCCAAGGAGACCATCGGCCGCACCCCCGGCACCATCACGGCCATCCGCCCCCTCAAGGACGGCGTGATCAGCGACTTCGAGGCGGCCGAGGAGATGATCCGGCACTTCGTGCGCAAGGCCGTCCCCGGGCGCCGGCCGCGCACCCGCATGGTGGTGTGCGTCCCCAGCGGCGTCACGCCCGTCGAGCGGCGCGCCATCGTGCACGCCGCGCAGCGGGCCGGGGCGCGGGCCGTGCACCTCGTCGAGGAGCCGATGGCGGCGGCGATCGGCGCGGGGCTCCCCGTGGCGGAGCCGCGCGGCTCCATGGTCGTCGACATCGGCGGCGGCACCACCGAGGTCGCGGTGATCTCCCTGGGCGGCATCGTGACCGCCCAGTCCCTGCGCGTCGGCGGCGACCGGCTCGACACCGCGATCACCGACTACGTGCGCAAGGAGCACGCCCTCCTCATCGGCGAGCGCACCGCCGAGGACATCAAGGTCGGGATCGGCTCGGCCGGGCCGGTGCCCGGCGAGGACTCCTTCGAGGAGCGCACGTTCACCGTGCGGGGCCGCGAGAAGGTGGGCGGCCTGCCGAAGACGGTGGAGCTGACCGTGCGGGAGGTGCGGACCGCTCTCGACGAGCCCGTCGAGGCGATCATCGCGGCGGTGCGGGCCACCCTGGAGGAGTGCCCGCCGGAGCTGTCCGGCGACATCATGGAGCACGGCATCGTCCTCACCGGGGGCGGTGCGCTCCTGCCCGGGCTCGACCTGCGACTCGCCTCCGCGACCGGCATCCCCGTCTTCGCGGCCGACGATCCGCTGGACAGCGTGGCGCTGGGCTGCGGCAAGTGCGTGGAGGACTTCGACGGCCTTGAGCGCGTGATGTCAGCGGCTTAG
- a CDS encoding sensor histidine kinase, producing MHDRPAAVTALSQAVAAGRRLARRCTREPRALDLLTALACLALMALDVPGLAAADNSLTGVTAALVLTAGAATLLLRRAAPWVPYLVALVLLGWLHELTLAQFALYSLARYRGRLAGSLGVIGYVSFAYVMFNLPGWPVHRGDTLSEFLSLVVPIGALAAGVGVAANRQDLVRALQAQRAETETLQAVQRERARIARDVHDFVGRELTLLSVRSQVLARRAAGGPHADGFEELSETARSAHRMLNEIIVQRDVDGRPTPGLEALPELARRSALAGSPVALHVDAAAHRLSPLRQAAVHRVVQECLTNAAKHAPGEAVEVHVTAREGRLRVRVTNPLPAGEPDAPVAPVSAGTGTAGMGERVWTLGGTFFAGPRGQRYEVEADLPADEPV from the coding sequence ATGCACGACCGGCCCGCCGCTGTCACGGCGCTCAGCCAGGCGGTGGCCGCGGGCCGTCGCCTCGCTCGGCGTTGCACCCGCGAACCTCGTGCTCTGGATCTCCTCACGGCGCTCGCCTGTCTGGCCCTGATGGCCCTCGACGTGCCGGGCCTGGCCGCGGCCGACAACTCCCTTACCGGGGTCACGGCCGCGCTCGTCCTCACGGCGGGGGCGGCGACACTGCTGCTGAGACGGGCCGCGCCCTGGGTGCCGTACCTGGTGGCGCTCGTGCTGCTCGGCTGGCTGCACGAGCTGACGCTCGCGCAGTTCGCCCTGTACTCGCTGGCCCGCTACCGCGGCCGCCTCGCCGGGTCCCTCGGTGTCATCGGCTATGTCTCCTTCGCGTACGTGATGTTCAATCTGCCCGGCTGGCCGGTGCACAGGGGTGACACGCTCAGCGAGTTCCTCAGCCTGGTCGTGCCGATCGGCGCGCTCGCGGCGGGCGTCGGTGTCGCCGCGAACCGGCAGGACCTCGTCCGCGCGCTCCAGGCCCAGCGGGCCGAGACGGAGACGCTCCAGGCGGTGCAGCGGGAGCGGGCGCGCATCGCGCGCGACGTGCACGACTTCGTCGGCCGCGAGCTCACGCTGCTCAGCGTCCGCTCCCAGGTGCTGGCGCGGCGGGCGGCGGGCGGCCCGCACGCCGACGGCTTCGAGGAGCTGTCCGAGACCGCGCGCTCCGCGCACCGCATGCTGAACGAGATCATCGTCCAGCGCGACGTCGACGGCCGCCCCACGCCCGGCCTGGAGGCCCTGCCCGAACTGGCCCGGCGCAGCGCCCTCGCGGGCAGCCCCGTCGCCCTCCACGTCGACGCCGCCGCCCACCGCCTCTCGCCCCTGCGCCAGGCGGCGGTGCACCGCGTGGTCCAGGAGTGCCTCACGAACGCCGCGAAGCACGCGCCCGGGGAGGCCGTGGAGGTCCACGTCACCGCCCGGGAGGGCCGCCTGCGCGTCCGCGTGACCAACCCGCTGCCCGCAGGGGAGCCCGACGCCCCCGTGGCGCCCGTGTCCGCGGGGACGGGGACGGCGGGGATGGGGGAGCGGGTCTGGACCCTCGGCGGAACGTTCTTCGCGGGCCCGCGCGGGCAGCGGTACGAGGTCGAGGCCGACCTCCCCGCCGACGAACCGGTCTGA
- a CDS encoding PAS domain-containing sensor histidine kinase has protein sequence MPTEPRSLHAPFSAAVLRAIPLGALLVGDDGRVVAANPQFSEVCGLHGVDTSTGAPADPIADAVARLLPERDAAALRSLRGQFVRKAELRLRDGRTLRRSRQPIDAGERHLGVLWLVEDVTEQRRYEADLHRHIDTLGELARDRAEFAARTSHELRTPLATVLTFCELLTDPATGALSEVQREYLDTIRRAATRMQDMADGLLHRYAEAASGAPPSFAPLDPGRLLTRLVGDITPWATRDGVFVALDLPGGEPPPLTADADQLERALTALLDNAVKFTPAGGTVTVTARPDEGPGDGEQPPGLRITVADSGIGIPKEFQEEVFTEFVRAPNARRGPYPGTGLGLSVVRDAVRLHSGTVTVHSDEGHGTGVEVWLPLGGPPGTGPA, from the coding sequence ATGCCGACCGAGCCCCGGAGCCTGCACGCCCCGTTCTCCGCGGCCGTGCTGCGGGCCATCCCACTGGGCGCCCTGCTCGTCGGGGACGACGGCCGGGTCGTGGCGGCCAACCCGCAGTTCTCGGAGGTCTGCGGGCTGCACGGCGTCGACACCTCCACCGGCGCGCCCGCCGACCCCATCGCGGACGCCGTGGCGCGCCTGCTCCCGGAGCGCGACGCCGCCGCGCTGCGCTCGCTGCGCGGCCAGTTCGTCCGCAAGGCCGAGCTGCGGCTGCGCGACGGGCGCACGCTGCGCCGCAGCCGCCAGCCCATCGACGCGGGCGAGCGGCACCTGGGCGTCCTGTGGCTCGTCGAGGACGTCACCGAGCAGCGCCGGTACGAGGCCGACCTGCACCGGCACATCGACACGCTCGGCGAACTGGCCCGCGACCGCGCCGAGTTCGCGGCCCGCACCTCGCACGAGCTGCGCACCCCGCTGGCCACCGTGCTCACCTTCTGCGAACTGCTCACCGACCCCGCCACCGGCGCCCTCAGCGAGGTGCAGCGGGAGTACCTGGACACGATCCGGCGGGCCGCGACGCGCATGCAGGACATGGCCGACGGGCTCCTGCACCGGTACGCGGAGGCCGCGAGCGGCGCCCCGCCGTCCTTCGCCCCCCTCGACCCGGGCCGCCTGCTGACCCGCCTGGTGGGGGACATCACCCCCTGGGCCACCCGCGACGGCGTCTTCGTGGCGCTCGACCTGCCCGGCGGCGAGCCGCCCCCACTGACCGCCGACGCCGACCAGCTGGAGCGGGCGCTGACCGCACTGCTCGACAACGCCGTGAAGTTCACCCCCGCCGGCGGCACCGTCACCGTCACCGCCCGGCCGGACGAGGGGCCCGGCGACGGCGAACAGCCGCCCGGCTTGCGGATCACCGTCGCCGACAGCGGCATCGGCATCCCCAAGGAGTTCCAGGAAGAGGTCTTCACCGAGTTCGTCCGCGCCCCGAACGCCCGCCGCGGCCCCTACCCGGGCACCGGCCTCGGTCTGAGCGTCGTACGCGACGCCGTGCGGCTGCACTCCGGCACCGTCACCGTCCACAGCGACGAGGGGCACGGCACCGGCGTGGAGGTGTGGCTGCCGCTCGGCGGCCCGCCCGGGACCGGCCCGGCATGA